CGTTTTCTGCGTAAGCACGAATAGCCGCCAGGGGTTGATTAAGCTCATGGTTGATGCCCGCGGCGAGCTGCCCCAAAACAGCGAGTTTGGCGGCTTGAATAAGCTCATCCTGGGTTTGGCGTAAGTTGGCTTCAGCGCGGCGGCGCTCTTCAATTTCATCCGAAAGACGTTGGTTGCTGGCTACCAGATCGCGGGTGCGGCGTTCTACGCTAACTTCTAGTTCGTCACGCACGCGTGCCAAGGTGTTGCGCTCCCGTTCGGCAAACGCTTCACGCTCACGGCGTAGCCTCAAGCGCTGCCAGCCAATGCCAGCGCCAAGAGTAACCACGCCGTAGAGGCCGCCTGCCATCAGGGCAGCTATCCACTGAGCGCTAATCACCGGTGTTAGCGGCTTTAAAATATGCATTTGCCAGCCAAACTCAGGAATATGTCGGGTCAGACTAAGATAGTCGCTGCTGCTCAATGGGCCTTGGGAGAAACTGACCAGCTGGCTTCCCTGCCGGTAAGGCGCATCGACTTCAATACCCGAGGGTGACAACGGCTCCATGGCATAGCGACGCGTTTCTCTTAGGGCTTGGCGCTGCTCATCGGTGAGTGGGTAGAGCGCATTCATGCGCAGCTCGGGGTGGCTGGCCATGAAAATGATGTCGTCACTATCAGTAACAAAGAGTTCGGCATCCTGCTCTGCCCAGCTATCTTCAACGTCATCTAACAGCACTTTAACCACTAGCACGCCGTCTGGCTGTGCGTCTGGCGAGGTGTCGTCTAGCCATACGGGCGATGAAAAGTAGTAACCCCTTTCAAGGGATTTGATGCCCAAACCAAAAAAACGTCCCTGGCCTCCGGCAATGGCATCGGTGTAGTAGGAGCGGAAAGCATAGTTCTGGCCAATAAAGGTGTTAGGGCGGTGCCAATTACTGGCGGCGATCGTGTCGCCATCGCGATTGAGTAAATAGACGTCTGAAACTCCCGCAGTAAAGCGGAAGCGATCCAGCAGCATATTGAGTGGCATCGGGTCTTGGCTATCGGGAGAGGCCAAA
This Vreelandella neptunia DNA region includes the following protein-coding sequences:
- a CDS encoding sensor histidine kinase → MNSAGINNQAPPPLPPRWRRLWLLVISLGLLLCMWQAAQLAREQALSNLQDDAENELRLSAANLNGYLLRYDYLPQMLATREGVQRFLASPDSQDPMPLNMLLDRFRFTAGVSDVYLLNRDGDTIAASNWHRPNTFIGQNYAFRSYYTDAIAGGQGRFFGLGIKSLERGYYFSSPVWLDDTSPDAQPDGVLVVKVLLDDVEDSWAEQDAELFVTDSDDIIFMASHPELRMNALYPLTDEQRQALRETRRYAMEPLSPSGIEVDAPYRQGSQLVSFSQGPLSSSDYLSLTRHIPEFGWQMHILKPLTPVISAQWIAALMAGGLYGVVTLGAGIGWQRLRLRREREAFAERERNTLARVRDELEVSVERRTRDLVASNQRLSDEIEERRRAEANLRQTQDELIQAAKLAVLGQLAAGINHELNQPLAAIRAYAENARRFMTLARHEKADANLEQIVELTERMADISAQLRQFSRKSSERQETISVQACIDYALRLFQSRLREGNITIVQDWPAETLWVKGDLVRLEQVLVNLIGNALQAMKGVPAPQLTLGAHIHQQQVIISVSDNGPGIPEEHLGHIFEPFFTTKAPGSGLGLGLSISSRIMDDLGGKLQATNQPEGGARFTITLPHSPLAHTQENSSYA